Sequence from the Schaalia sp. 19OD2882 genome:
GACGTGAAGAAGTTCCTGCGTTACAACGCGAACAAGGCGCTGATGAACTTGGGCTACGAGGCGATGTTCCCCGCGGACATGACCGACGTGAACCCGGCGATCCTCGCCGCCTTGTCGCCCAACGCCGACGAGAACCACGACTTCTTCTCCGGTTCGGGCTCTTCCTACGTCATCGGCGACATCGTCGACACCGAGGACGAGGACTGGGACTTCTGAGTCCTTGGGGTCAGAGCGCTGTCGGCGTCGCCAGGGCGAGGTTGAAGGCCGGTGCGTTGACGTGGCATGTGGGCGGCCCGGGTCCGGCGCGAGACGGGTTGCCCACATTGCGTGCACATGCGCTCACCTACCGGCACACTGGTGGTGAACCCGAATTTCCCTGAGGAGGTCCTCATGCTCGTCGTCACGACCAATGCCATCGAAGGTCATCCCGTCCAGCAGTACGTCGGCATGGTCTCCGGCGAAACCATCGCAGGTGTCAACCTGTTCAAGGACATTGGTGCGGGCTTTCGCAACCTTGTCGGCGGGCGTTCGTCCGCCTACGAGTCGGAGATGCAGCAGGCCGCCCAGACGGCGGTCAATGAGATGTGTGGCCGCGCCCAGCAGATGGGCGCCAATGCGATCATCGCAGTGAAGGTGGACTACTTCACGCTGGGCGCCGACAACGGCATGCTCGCCGCCTGCGCGACAGGCACTGCGGTCATCATCTGAGCATGTCGCACCCCTGACATGCGGCCCTGCGGGCATCGACCTCGCAGGGCCGCCGTCCATTTCGTGCCCTTCGGGCGGGATCGCAGCAGCGCCTGAAGCGCCACCGACAACTGGCGCATCCCTTCGCCGCTTCAAAGCGCAACAGGCCAGGACCCACGGTGTTAGCGTTGATCAGTTGTGGCCGTCTGCGCGCGGCCCCGCCCTCGTCCCACCTCGCCCCGCCCTCGTCACTGTCGACGCCCTGGAGGAACCCCCATGACCAGCACACCCGACGCCCGCACCGCCATCGAAGCCGGCCACACCGCCTTGGGCATCGAACTCGGATCCACCCGCATCAAGGCCGTCCTGGTCGACCATGCCCACAACGTCCTGTCCACCGGGTCCTCCGCGTGGGAGAACCAGCTGGTCGACGGCCGCTGGTCGTACTCGATGGAGGCCGTGCGCCAGGGGCTCCAGGACGCCTACGCCTCACTGGTGGGCGAGGTCGAAGCACGTCACGGGGTCACGCCTACGACATACGGCGCGCTGGGAATCTCGGCGATGATGCACGGCTACCTGGCTTTCGACGCCGCGGGGGAGTTGCTGGTTCCCTTCCGCACGTGGCGCAACGTGTCCACCGGTCCTGCCGCCCACGAACTCTCGCAGCTGCTGGACGTGAACATTCCGCAGCGCTGGTCGATCGCCCACCTGCACCAGGCGATCCTCGATGCCGAGCCGCACGTTGGCGAGGTCGCTTCCCTGACCACGCTTGCCGGGCACGTGCACCGCATGCTCACCGGCCGCCATGTCCTGGGGGTGGGGGACGCCTCCGGCATGTTCCCCGTCGACTCTGTGGCCATGGACTGGGACCGCAGGCGCGTGGCCGCCTACGACGCGCTGATCGCCGACCGCGGCTTCGACTGGAAGCTGGGCGACCTGCTGCCAGAGGTCCTTGTGGCCGGCCAGGACGCGGGGCGGTTGACGGCCGAGGGCGCTCATTTGCTGGATCCGACCGGCACCTTGCAGCCCGGTGTCCCAATGTGTCCGCCCGAGGGTGATGCTGGCACCGGCATGGTGGCCACCAATGCCGTCGCACCGCGCACGGGCAATGTTTCTGCCGGCACCTCGATCTTCGCGATGGTCGTCCTGGCGAAGGCCATCGAGGGTCTGCACGAGGAGATCGACCCGGTGACCACTCCGGACGGGTCGCCCGTGGCCATGGTGCATTCGAACAATGGCGCATCGGAGCTGGACGCGTGGGTCGGCATGTTCGCCGAGTTCGCGTCCCTTGCGGGGCTCGAGATCCCCGTGGGGCGCGTGTACGACCTGCTCTACCAGCACGCGATGACCGGCGAGGCCGACGGCGGCGGGGTGCTGGCCTACAACCTTCTCTCCGGCGAACCGGTCATCGGCCTAGAGGTGGGGCGCCCTCTGATCACGCACGCCCCCGATGCGCACCTGAGCCTGGCTTCGACCACTCGCGCGCAGCTCAACGCCGTTTTCGCCCCGCTGCGCGCGGGTATGGACGTGCTCACCCGTGAGGGAGTCTCGCTGGAGCGTCTGTTGGCCCACGGCGGCATCTTCAAGACCGAGGGCGTGGCGCAGAAGGTGCTGGCCGATGCCCTGCGCACCTCGGTGGCCGTCGGGGCGACGGCGGGTGAGGGCGGAGCCTGGGGCATCGCCGTCCTGGCACGTTTCGCGTCGGTGGTGGCGCACGAGGGCGAGGCTGCGCCTTCGTTGCCGGAGTACCTGGACCGGGTGGTCTTCGCCGATGCGTCGACCTCCGTGGTGGATCCGGATCCTGATGATGCGGCGGCTTTCGAGGTCTTCTTGGACCGCTATCTGGCGGGTCTGGACGCAGTGCGAGCGGCCTCCACGGCAATCTGACCCAGGCACACTCCGCCCCCCGGGGGCACTGCCCCCACCCTCCGCGAGATTCGTCCGTCCTTCGGTGAGATTCGTCCGTCATGCCGTTCGGGTCGAGTCTTGGCACCAAAGAGGTCAAGCCGCACCCTGAAAGCCTTCCTCTCATCGGAAAGATT
This genomic interval carries:
- a CDS encoding YbjQ family protein; the encoded protein is MLVVTTNAIEGHPVQQYVGMVSGETIAGVNLFKDIGAGFRNLVGGRSSAYESEMQQAAQTAVNEMCGRAQQMGANAIIAVKVDYFTLGADNGMLAACATGTAVII
- a CDS encoding xylulokinase yields the protein MTSTPDARTAIEAGHTALGIELGSTRIKAVLVDHAHNVLSTGSSAWENQLVDGRWSYSMEAVRQGLQDAYASLVGEVEARHGVTPTTYGALGISAMMHGYLAFDAAGELLVPFRTWRNVSTGPAAHELSQLLDVNIPQRWSIAHLHQAILDAEPHVGEVASLTTLAGHVHRMLTGRHVLGVGDASGMFPVDSVAMDWDRRRVAAYDALIADRGFDWKLGDLLPEVLVAGQDAGRLTAEGAHLLDPTGTLQPGVPMCPPEGDAGTGMVATNAVAPRTGNVSAGTSIFAMVVLAKAIEGLHEEIDPVTTPDGSPVAMVHSNNGASELDAWVGMFAEFASLAGLEIPVGRVYDLLYQHAMTGEADGGGVLAYNLLSGEPVIGLEVGRPLITHAPDAHLSLASTTRAQLNAVFAPLRAGMDVLTREGVSLERLLAHGGIFKTEGVAQKVLADALRTSVAVGATAGEGGAWGIAVLARFASVVAHEGEAAPSLPEYLDRVVFADASTSVVDPDPDDAAAFEVFLDRYLAGLDAVRAASTAI